One part of the Marmota flaviventris isolate mMarFla1 chromosome 4, mMarFla1.hap1, whole genome shotgun sequence genome encodes these proteins:
- the Cdk1 gene encoding cyclin-dependent kinase 1: MEDYTKIEKIGEGTYGVVYKGRHKTTGQVVAMKKIRLESEEEGVPSTAIREISLLKELRHPNIVSLQDVLMQDSRLYLIFEFLSMDLKKYLDSIPPGQFMDSSLVKSYLYQILQGIVFCHSRRVLHRDLKPQNLLIDDKGTIKLADFGLARAFGIPIRVYTHEVVTLWYRSPEVLLGSARYSTPVDIWSIGTIFAELATKKPLFHGDSEIDQLFRIFRALGTPNNEVWPEVESLQDYKNTFPKWKPGSLASHVKNLDENGLDLLSKMLVYDPAKRISGKMALNHPYFDDLDDQIKKM; the protein is encoded by the exons ATGGAAGACTACACCAAAATAGAGAAAATTGGGGAAG GTACTTATGGAGTTGTATATAAGGGTAGACACAAAACTACAGGTCAAGTGGTAGCCATGAAGAAAATCAGACTAGAAAGTGAAGAGGAAGGGGTTCCTAGTACTGCAATTCGGGAAATTTCTCTATTAAAAGAACTTCGTCATCCAAATATAGTCAG CCTTCAAGATGTGCTCATGCAGGATTCCAGGTTATATCTCATCTTTGAATTCCTTTCCATGGATCTCAAGAAATACCTGGATTCTATCCCTCCTGGTCAGTTCATGGATTCTTCACTTGTTAAG aGTTATTTGTACCAAATCCTTCAGGGGATTGTGTTTTGTCACTCTAGAAGAGTTCTTCACAGAGACTTAAAACCTCAAAATCTATTGATTGATGACAAAGGAACAATTAAACTAGCTGATTTTGGCCTTGCCAGAGCTTTTGGGATACCTATTAGGGTATATACACATGAG GTAGTAACACTCTGGTATAGATCTCCTGAAGTATTGCTGGGGTCAGCTCGTTACTCCACTCCAGTTGATATTTGGAGTATAGGCACCATATTTGCAGAATTGGCAACTAAGAAACCACTTTTTCATGGAGATTCAGAAATTGATCAACTCTTCAGGATTTTCAG AGCTTTGGGCACTCCCAACAATGAAGTGTGGCCAGAAGTGGAATCTTTACAGGATTATAAGAATACATTTCCCAAGTGGAAACCAGGAAGCCTGGCATCCCATGTCAAAAACTTGGATGAAAATGGCTTGGATTTGCTCTCG aAAATGTTAGTCTATGATCCTGCCAAACGAATTTCTGGCAAAATGGCACTGAATCATCCATATTTTGATGATTTGGACGATCAGATTAAGAAGATGTAG